The DNA segment CATACAACTTTGCACCGAGGACCCAGCTTACTATTGGCTGACCGACTTCATGACGTATTTTTAGGTCTTTCGCTGATATCAGGCTTGGTGCACTGGCCTGCTGGTCTCGCCTCATACACCTCATCCGTATTCAAAAAGTTTGATGGTCGCATTGTTTGCAGGGCCTTTGCGTACTTTTTCAATCTCGCTTCTATCAAATAATCCAAGCGCCTCTGCGGCACACCGTACGATTGCCAATCATGGAAGAGAGATGAATCACCCCCTCTCTCTTTCATTCAGTCATCGAGCAAGCATCATCTCGTACTCAACCATCATATTAGGCATTCCCAAGCGCTGAACATAACGCAATGTTCCGGTTGCTGGCTTGTTCTCAACATCCTTAAGAAAGGTCGCCCATTCGGCAGCGATTTCGGAGAATTGGTCATTGTTAACCTCGTTTACGAACGTCCAATCCGTGCGCACAATATCGTTGATACTGTATCCCGCAGACTCCAAAAACGCTTTCATCTGGCTTAGTATCAAACGCGTTTGTGCAACTGGGTCGCCCGGATAGGACGTTACGAAATCTGGGTTGCAGTCTGCATGCCCTGTGACAAAAAATAACTCACTAAAGTCACTAACCTTAAGCCCCCAACTGAACGTATCTCGCATATCGGGTAGGTTATCGTTATGAAATGACATGGTGGTCGCCATCTTTCTGTCTCCTGCATGATTGAGGCTTAGGGGTTCTGATCGTGGATCAATACAATCATTTATAAATGGTTGTATACACTTACTTTGCCAAGCCAGAGTCATATCGTCTAATCACCAAATTGCATTACCCACATTGATGAAAATGATGAGTTGAGAGATACTTCCATCAATACAACAGGGGTATACGCGTGGCACAACCAGATCTGAATCTCATGGTTATCTTTGATGCCATCATGCAGGAGCAATCGATCACCGCTGCCGCCCACCGGTTGTCGATGACGCAACCTTCGGTATCCAATGCCGTATCTCGAATGCGTCACCTCTGGCAAGATCCGATGTTTATTAAAAACGGACGAGGCGTACGCCCAACACCTTTCGCATACAGTTTATGGCGCAGAATTTCGGAGCCACTAGCAACTATCAAAAGTGCATCACAGCGACCCGAGTTTGATATCACCAACGATAAACGCACTTTTCGAATTGCTGCTACGGATTGGATGGTCGATATTTTTTGGCTGCCATTGCGAAAACGACTTGAAGCACAAGCGCCGAAGATCAATCTCCACGCCGTCCCATACGCGGTCAACGGAGAACAACTCCTACTCGACGCTGACGTTGATCTTGTGTTGGACTTCTTCGAAGGTAAGGACAGCAGAGTAGAAACACAGTGGCTTTTCGATAATCGTTTTGTGTGCGCCATGCGCCCGGATCATCCGTTAGCAACAACAGATCTCGACATCAACACGTACGCAGACGCCGAGCACCTTCTCTTCTCACTCTCTGGAGATGCCCTAGGTGACGTAGATAAGCTACTTCAACAACAAGGACTATCACGCAGAATAGCGATGACAGTGAACCATGGCTACGGCTTACAAAAATTGTTAGCCAGCACTGATTTAATCACCACTATTCCGGCCCCTATCATCTTTGACAGCGTTAATAACGGTCAACTTATTACTCGTTCTCCACCTGTGAATATAACTCCTGCACCGATATCTATGAGCTGGCATACACGCATGAAGCGAGATACAACTCTGCTATGGCTACGAACACAAATACTGGATGTACTACAAGCCGAACTACCTGATCAAATAGCAGACACAACTATCGTCAATTGAGCCGAAGCTCCAATCAGAAGTATATAGACTCGCGTAGGGCTATGCCTTATTCACGATAGCCCTACGCCGAACGTACCGGATAAATCGCACATTGCTTCCTGCGTCAGACCGTGACTATCAGAGTCATAAATAAAACGTCAACCGCAGACACACGACACTATTCAACGAAATGCGGTGAGTATTGATTATGGCCTCATCACGCTTGGGTCATAATTTTCAATGGTCATATCCTTAATCGAAAGCGTCCCCCCACGGATGTAAAAGTTGAATTTGCAAACATTGGTCAAATCCAATTTGTGATCTGGATCCTGGCCGCCGTGCGGTTTGAAATCAGAAAATTGAGCGCGCACCGTTGAGAATCGATCCGGTGATTCCGGCAGGAACACTTTGTTTTGGCCATAACCATGCACACAGTCGTCTTCACCCAGCCCTTCGCGTAGCTGCAATTCCNCCGGCGTATCCGATTGATACGTCACCTGCACCCACGATGAATTAAATGGCGTTAAATCCATCGGGCCACCGCGGCCATTCTCCAATATGGCGTAGGGGTTTACATGCTGAATAAGCTCGACATCGGCCGTTCCTTCACCGATAACGGTCACGATGGCATTGCCTTCATCATCTTCCGTCAGGGCTGATTTTTCAGTTTCCGGCGTCACTAGAGAAGGGCCATAAGCACGCCAGTTGCGCCACGCTGAAACACCGGTGTAGGTGAATGCATCCGTGGTTATCTTAGTGCTCTTGCTGTGCTGAACATTACCGAGCGTATCAATCGCTTCGACAGACATATATTTAATATCGTCGTAAAAACCCGCGTAAATTACCGCTTCATAATGATCGTCATCGGTTTTGTTCATAGGGCCGCCCATACCCGTTGGGTAACCATTCACATCGGTTACTTTAAGCACGACTCGCTTCAAGGAGTCCGCCTCATTTGGCTTAGCGCGAACGTCTACATGTGTAGCCTCACCGTAGGTGCGGTAGATATCTTGATGTGGGTTTTCGATCGTCAGGTCGATCTTGCAGTTACCCAATCGCTCACACGGAACGTCGTCTGCCGGGTCGTATTGGTCGATATATAGACCGGTGATCGTCAGCTCGCTACCCGAGGGCGGTGACAGCATCACGAAATTGAACTTGCAGACACTCGTCGTATCCAGTGGCGCATCATCTTGATAAGGGTTTTTAAACGCCGACCAATAAACACGTTGCGTTGTCAGTTGATCAGGCGATGCCGGCAACGTGGTAACAGGGTGTTGATAACCATGCACACAATCGTCGGGGTTTTCCGGGTCGCCCTGACGCGCCTGCCACAAAATGGAGGTATCGGATTGGTAAGTAACTTCAACAAATTCCGAACTTGGCGGCAAAGATACAGGTGGGCCTTGCTGAAAATTATTGTATGCAGCCCACGGGTTTACTTGGATATAAAGTTCGGTATCCGGAGGCGAATTTTTGGTTTTCACATAAACGCGGTTTTCGCCATTCACTTCAGTAAGCGCATCCGCCACCTGATCGGTAATCACAGGAATTTCATACTTGTCTTTATCAGCGGCACTCCAAAACAACCACTGTGCGACATCTTTATTAATCGGGTCGGCATGGGAGTACTGGGCGACAGAGACAATTGCCAAAATAAATAAGAAATTTAAGCTGGATAGTTTCATGATATGGTCCTTCATGATGAATAAGTCCAGCGCAGAGAAGACCATAAATCCAAGACCAATAATGTGATGTTATAGCGATTTATTTGATTCGTGACATCTTTTCAGATTGTTGGTGACTGAATACGCAATTTGAGTTGGTTGTTCTCGGGATTGCATCTTTTCGATTAAGGGCGTTGTTCGATAGATCAATGAGAGACCGATTCATCCCCTCAATAAGGCATAACTACCGCACTCCTCGAAAAACAACCCGCCCAAGATCACCAAAATCGAGTGCATACTCAGCAACCTGCAAAGGTGTTGGAACGCCCAACGTGCCCGTTACGATAACATCACCCGCCTTCACCGTATGCCCGTTTTCAAGCAACAATGAGACAGCAAGTGCTAATGCCTCCCAGTGGCTGCCACCGGTCACATCCGCTGCACTGCCAGATAAAACCAGCTCGCCATCACGTGTTCCTGTCATAACAATTGTATCGACGTCTAATGTCGATGTTGAAACAAACTCGCCGATAACCAGCCCCCGCGCAATGCCATTTGCGGCCACAACATCAAGGATACGCGCTTCATTTAAAGGGCGATCACCGAACGGAAAATCCGGAAGTTCTGCCGATGGTGCCACTTCAGTGGCTAGCTTCCGTGCCTGTGCAGCGGTAATCGGTGTGGTTACATCAACAGCAAACCGGAAGGCCAGCTCGCCTTCTACAAATCCACGTACGTATTCATCAACATTGATACTAGAACCCGACGCGCTCACCATGGTCGCCCATAAGCTACCCACCAAAGGAATATGCTCCGCAAACGGGCACACGTCAGCTCCACAGCCAAATTTGAAACCGTAGCGCTGGTCAGCACCCGGTAACCCATTCGCAAACTGAGCACCAAACGCATAGGCTTCATCCATCGTGGAAACAAGCCCCTCCTCTGTGGGCAATGGCACTGCCCGCGAATACACCCATCCGCTGATATAAGTGGCAACGGTGACATCGTCGTTCTGCGACTTGCAGGCTACCAAAACAATGAGAGATGACAAAGCAACAACAGCAGAGGCAGCGGTCAAGCGAGTAAAGGGGTTCATTCTAATCTCCAAAAACGGGCGGCGTAAATCAGTTAGCAACGCAGTGGTATGCACTGTCAGTATATGACACGATTGAAAACCGCAATTTAACNCCAAAAACACAGGATGAAAATTTCTATACGAGAGTGCACGACACAATCATCAGGTAAGGCCCACCTGAGAGCACATCTGCCAATGGAGCATCCGACGGAGCGGCTTTAATCAACATCGAAGCCCGCCAATTGAACGAATAATGATTCACACGCCCAACGTCGTGCAGCGGCGAGTACTCGAGGAGCGGCCCTGCTCTCCCTCGATCTGCTCATTCTTTGTAATTTGACCCCATCGCAGTACAATTCAGGAGAAGATTGATAGTGCTGGAGTAAAGATGCGTACAGTCGACAACTATGCCCGCCTTGGGCAAGTAATAAAGCCTCTCTTTTATGACAGGCTGACGATTCTTCCGAATGAAAAAAGCATCAGAACCATTCTTGAAAAGCATCCTAAATTAGTATGGACCGTCAGTCACGGGCCCGGCTTCGCCCCAGCATTTATCAATACTGCATTACAGGAAGTTTTACTGAAAAATGGGGGTGCAGAGCGTCGTCAATTAATGATCGCCTGGAAACACTTCTACAAAATCCCCCTCCTCAAACAGCTAATACAGCACTTCTCGCAGCTAGAACAACCGCTGCATGGTGATGAGATCATCCAAAAGTTCAGCAGCCAAAACTACAACGACTTCATCGTCTACCCAGAGGGTGAAAATTCCATTTACGGCGACGGAACCAAGATAGAAGAATTTGTCAGCCCACGGTTTCTTGAGGTAGCGATTGCCGCGGAAGCCCCAGTGCTCATTGCCGCACATTATGGCTCGCAGAAAAGTGCATCAAAAATAACGCTCTCAGAAAAACAGGTGAGATGGATTAAAAAGCTATCACCGAAAGCTATTCAAAAACTAGCCAAGCCGGGCGATGTTTACCTGCCGGGTTTTCAGTACAGTAAAACGCCCGAATTTAAAGTCATCTTCAAACTGTATAAACCCAAATTAACCTTAACGAGTTTGCCGGCAGAACCGGCAGATCGCCAACGGGCGCTGGCAAAAGAAGCAGAAAAGATACGAAAGATTATGCAGGGCTTATTGAATGAAATTACGGGGGTAAATGAACTTGCAGGAACAGATACATAACCCGAATATTGAGTCAGTAACACCCGCAAAAATGATCTAACACTATTTTCATGTGGAGAGTACCACCAACGCTTAGCAATCCTTCTGCGTCAGTTTTGAGCCGTGTAATCTAGCGCTACCAAACTGTATCCACGCCTGCAGAGCGGCAAAAACTACCACAGGGAGTAGACGAAGCACAAATATTGAACTGCTCCGCCACACTTGGTGTTCGCTATTTACCGGTTAATCCTGCGCTTCAGGGTCAAAGGTAATATCCAACGCCGTTGAAAACGACACATCCGGATTCCCTTCAGATTCAAAAACACCGTTTGTCGTTATCTGAATTCCACTGGAAGTATTACTAACAATATCGATCGTCAAGCTATCATCAATTTCGTCGATTAACACAGCACCTTCAGGCGTCGAGGTATCCATATAAACAGTGCCACTCACATAAGCATGGACACTGTTCATAACGGTAGAATGTGCGGATGTCATACCGCCGTTGCCATCCGATTCGACAAAGCTCGCTTGGTCACCCAATATAATACTCAGCCCCTCATCACCCTCTCCTCTGACAATAAAACCACGGATATCCGTCGGTTCGAGTTCGATGCCAAAAATGCTAAAGCTTACTTGCAGCGACAGCTCAGCAACATTTTTAACGTCAAACGATTCAGTTGTATTATCAACCGTCAAACTGGCTGTTCCGAGGGTGTAATCACCGCTGCCGAGTTTTTTCATATGATAATTTAACGAGGTTGCTAGAACATAGCCATCTTGGTCTTCGGTCGTGCTAATAGAGCCGCTGAATTCATTATTAGAATCCACTGCGTAGACAACATCGCTACCGACAACGCTCAAGGTATTCCCCTCAAACTCTAAAGCAACCTGCACTGGTGGCTCTCCGGTTGCGCCATTAAACATCAACCAAATACAATCTGACACGTACTCCGTCGCGGTAGTCTCCTGATTGTCGTTCAGCTCAATGGAACAATAATGACGGATGGAACCCGAGGAATTAGAGACACCGTTAAGTGACCCATCTGGATTTTGATCATCTGCTGGCAGGCCAGCGACCATATTAATGTCTGACAACACCATCAACCAATTTCCGGCTAAATTATCCGTGGGGGTTGATAGCGCTTGATAGTTCTCTTCTTGAAAGCGCTCCGGCGCGGCTACATCTGCCGGCTTAGGCGTATCAAGATCATCAGGAACACAGGCACTAAACATAACAGCCGAGGTTAGCGCGACGATAGAACGATAAAACATACGAAGTCCCTTTTTATTATTAACGAGTTACCTCACCAACGAATCCGGCGAAGCCCAGTTTTATTTGTATTGCGCAACAAAAGCACATTCCGCAGCTTAGTAGAATAGATAGCCCCCTATCAAGTCAACTTATTTCCGTACTGGAGAAATGGATAAGTTGACACAATCACCTTAGCAATGACCTCAAACTACCGGCGCCAAATTTGCGCGATTCCAGGCTAACCGTTAATTTTTCGCGTCAAAGGTGATCGCTTTCGAACTCTCTCACCAAATCATGCAACAACAGGGTTGCCTCGGTCGTTTTTTCATCCTTCAATAGGTTGTAAGCACCAATTACTTTGGTCTTTATCTCATCAATGCAGGGTTGCTGTGTTTCGGCGACAACTTCATAAGGTTTTGAGGCTGCACCTTTCAGACATTTGACCAGCGGCTGTATGTTTTTTCGTTCGAACACATATGAATCTCAAAATCTGACACATAGCTCCTATCAACGATGTCGATAATACAGGGAACCTCTAAAAACCATCTTGCTTGCGCTGGCGTCGTTTTTAGAGGCTCCCTACAGTCTTTCATTTGCTTGTTGAGGCACTTACCCAAGGTGCAGATGGCAAGTGACTTGTCTTCGATTTTTTATCGACGATTACGGATAGACAACTGCGTATTTTGCTCCAGCTGGATTGTTTTTCACAATACACCAATGCCTGACTGTTAAAGGTTGCGCTTTTAATCACCGCTCAGATATAGGCAGCTAGCCCGCGAAATTAACCACCCCCAGTGATGTGAATATTTTTCGACAGTTGTTTTTATGGCAGTATTCGTAAGAAAACATCAATAGATACAGAAAACCCAATTAAGTTTAATAGAATTTCAAAAAAATCGACATACTCACATGATATTTATAGAACTAAAAACACGATCACTAATTTTAAAAATCGACACACGATTGGCATATATATTTCCACAACCAATCGTACCACCATAATTTTTATGTCGATTTTAATCTTTCATATTTTTCATAAAACTCACCCAAGAACACCATCACAATTATCCAAAAATACGAAAATATCGTTTCATAAACTTATTGTAATGGAAATACAATCGCTACCGTCATCAACCAACAGGACGTGGTAAAACCATGAAACGTACTAATCTAATACCGTTATTTTTTACTGTTCCCGGATTATCTATGGTCGCATTCGCTCAAGACGACCGAGAATATATTGTTTCAAACATGACCAGCTGCTATGCCTTTGGCACAAACGGATGGAGCGAAGACACCAAGGATATTCGTCTCGTTGAAGGCGTGGATGTCGATATTCGAGCAATCGCAGTCAACAATCTCATCTCACGTACGACAACAACTATTTTAAACGGCGATACACAAGTTGTTCCGGACGCGTATTTCTACGATCACCCAGGCGCACCAGATTTAGGCGCAACCCCTCAAACTGTTGTCAACACGTGTATCAACCCCGCCGGCTATTACGATGATTATGATTGGGATGGCTTTGATTTCCGTGGGTGGGAAATTTCAAACGTGCATTGCCCCGGCTACGTCAATACATCGCATACGACAACGTATTTCTACGAAACCTCCATTCAAACGAATGAAGGGCCTGTTTATGCTATCCAAACGGAGTCACGTGCAAATATTCTCCCCGACCCAAGAGGCGATGAATGGAGTTGGAAGTTTACGACGCCATCATTAGTGCTGACTACAGCCGACTCAAGCCTCGGGCGCGCCTGCAAAAAGCTCATTGATGCAGGCGGTACGCCAGCAGCCAATCCAACGCCCATTCCCGACCCAATTCACCCATCTATTGATGGGCGGCCATCAACATATCCACCACAACCCGATGTAAAACCACAACCAAAACCGAAGCCAACGCCAAGACCAAGCCCATCACCTGGACCAAATCCAGCACCCGGCAATGGCAATGGCAATGGCAATGATGACCCAGCCGGTTCAGATCCGCAGGCATGGGGAGCTCGAAGCACCTATAACGGCGGTGATGTCGTCATCCACAAAGGCAAAACTTGGACAGCACAATGGTGGACACGTGGTGAAGAGCCCGGTACGACCGGTAAATTTGGCGCCTGGCGCTAGTTAGCGAGTAAACAGTTGATAGAGTACTTCACCGAATACAGGGAGCCTCTAAAAACGTAGGCGGCGCAGCGCTGGCGAGGCAAAATTCGATGAAAACGGGCGGGGCCGACCCTCGGGTTTATGTGCAATAAATGATCGATTTGATTTGAATTTTAACGACGCCAGCGCAAGCAAGATAGTTTTTAGAGGTTCCCTACAACCAATGGCTCTTTATAGCCACCAATATGTATGCGGCAGGAAATTTTCCGAAAATTGCAGATCGCCCTTCTGCTGACCTAAAAAGCGAACTTAATTGAAAGTTCGCTTTTTTCATTTCATTCAAAATAACTAGCATTCAAATTTTGTATATAGAGCGTTCTATGTACCTACAACAACGGCTTTAACAGATTTCGAATACCTAGCTAATTAGACCATGTCTAATTAGCCTCTCGTCCCCCTCCCCCTATTTGTGGGGATTATTCACTCTCCCTCAGTGCTAACCTCGAAAAAAACAAACGAGGGAGTATTCCAGTGAGCCGAGCCATTTCTTTTCCTACGCTATCCGCCAGCCTACTTACAATGACACTCGCCATGGGGTGTAGCGATTCATCCGACAGTACACCCTCCACGCCTGCGGAACTAGATCTCACCTCTTTGGATAACCAGCGCCATTTAATGGTGAATCAAAGCAATACCATCGAGGGCGTCTATCTGTTTAATCTCTATTCCAACAGTGAAATGAAAGCGGGTTACGTGCAACCAACTGATGGTGAAGTGATTGAGTTCGCAT comes from the BD1-7 clade bacterium genome and includes:
- a CDS encoding RutC family protein, translated to MATTMSFHNDNLPDMRDTFSWGLKVSDFSELFFVTGHADCNPDFVTSYPGDPVAQTRLILSQMKAFLESAGYSINDIVRTDWTFVNEVNNDQFSEIAAEWATFLKDVENKPATGTLRYVQRLGMPNMMVEYEMMLAR
- the nodD2 gene encoding Nodulation protein D 2, with translation MAQPDLNLMVIFDAIMQEQSITAAAHRLSMTQPSVSNAVSRMRHLWQDPMFIKNGRGVRPTPFAYSLWRRISEPLATIKSASQRPEFDITNDKRTFRIAATDWMVDIFWLPLRKRLEAQAPKINLHAVPYAVNGEQLLLDADVDLVLDFFEGKDSRVETQWLFDNRFVCAMRPDHPLATTDLDINTYADAEHLLFSLSGDALGDVDKLLQQQGLSRRIAMTVNHGYGLQKLLASTDLITTIPAPIIFDSVNNGQLITRSPPVNITPAPISMSWHTRMKRDTTLLWLRTQILDVLQAELPDQIADTTIVN
- the hpcG gene encoding 2-oxo-hept-4-ene-1,7-dioate hydratase yields the protein MNPFTRLTAASAVVALSSLIVLVACKSQNDDVTVATYISGWVYSRAVPLPTEEGLVSTMDEAYAFGAQFANGLPGADQRYGFKFGCGADVCPFAEHIPLVGSLWATMVSASGSSINVDEYVRGFVEGELAFRFAVDVTTPITAAQARKLATEVAPSAELPDFPFGDRPLNEARILDVVAANGIARGLVIGEFVSTSTLDVDTIVMTGTRDGELVLSGSAADVTGGSHWEALALAVSLLLENGHTVKAGDVIVTGTLGVPTPLQVAEYALDFGDLGRVVFRGVR